The proteins below are encoded in one region of Fibrella aestuarina BUZ 2:
- the proB gene encoding glutamate 5-kinase, giving the protein MPRPVLVLKFGTASITQSTGELNEPVLVDIARQVAALRDQYNVVLVSSGAVGAGKSALRDYRGEISQRKAAAAVGNLLLLNVYSRFFAVYGVTIAQSLCERHHFANRDQFLQLKDTYEALWESGIIPIVNENDVVSSRELKFSDNDELATLLAVGFGAEVLMLCTSVGGLLDANNQLIRHVPSLDESVFGVVRTDKSSLGLGGMASKLTFAKLAARMGIRVVIFGLAEPNSIAGALKGEVGTQIDPQPTTLSARNRWLASGSLAVGQVRVDAGAVAALQRRSSLLAVGIREILGDFSAGEVIELIDEAGTAVAVAQARLSAAALTNLSSRQNVEVAHANDIVLL; this is encoded by the coding sequence ATGCCCCGGCCCGTACTTGTTCTTAAATTCGGTACTGCTTCCATCACCCAATCAACCGGCGAACTGAACGAGCCCGTGCTGGTTGATATAGCCCGACAGGTAGCGGCTCTGCGCGATCAATACAATGTGGTACTGGTCTCATCGGGCGCCGTGGGGGCCGGAAAGAGCGCCCTACGCGACTATCGGGGTGAGATCAGCCAACGTAAGGCCGCCGCGGCAGTTGGCAACCTGCTACTCCTTAACGTGTATAGTCGCTTCTTTGCCGTGTATGGTGTCACCATCGCGCAGAGCCTTTGCGAGCGACATCACTTTGCCAACCGGGATCAGTTTCTTCAGTTGAAAGACACCTACGAGGCGCTGTGGGAGAGCGGTATTATTCCGATCGTAAACGAAAACGACGTCGTCAGCAGCCGTGAATTAAAGTTCTCTGATAACGACGAACTGGCTACGCTCTTGGCGGTGGGGTTCGGGGCCGAGGTGCTGATGCTGTGTACCTCCGTTGGGGGGCTGCTCGATGCCAATAATCAGTTGATCCGGCACGTACCCAGCCTCGACGAATCGGTGTTTGGGGTGGTACGCACCGACAAGTCCTCGCTGGGTCTTGGGGGTATGGCTTCCAAGCTGACCTTTGCCAAACTGGCAGCCAGAATGGGCATCCGGGTGGTCATCTTCGGCTTGGCTGAACCAAACAGCATTGCCGGTGCGCTTAAAGGCGAGGTAGGCACTCAAATTGATCCGCAGCCTACCACGCTTTCAGCGCGGAACCGCTGGCTGGCAAGTGGTAGTCTGGCGGTGGGTCAGGTACGTGTCGATGCCGGGGCGGTGGCGGCCCTGCAACGGCGTAGTAGCCTGCTGGCGGTGGGCATCCGTGAGATTCTGGGCGATTTTTCAGCAGGCGAAGTTATCGAGCTGATCGACGAGGCAGGCACAGCCGTTGCCGTCGCGCAGGCGCGGTTATCGGCGGCGGCGCTGACCAATTTGTCCTCACGCCAGAATGTGGAGGTGGCTCACGCCAATGATATCGTCTTGCTGTAG
- the aat gene encoding leucyl/phenylalanyl-tRNA--protein transferase, whose translation MSKLTADDLIYGYINGIFPMADADGTLYWYSPDPRAVIPLDSYKPAKSLRPTLNKRLFDVRINSNFEQVMRLCAIPRSEDDSTWISEEIIEAYTELHHVGLAHSVETYIDNRLVGGLYGVAIGAAFFGESMFHLVPNASKVAFHHLILILREQQFQLLDTQFINDNVKRFGAIEVPKRTYNDILKKALKQKARFTEAAIEHLFKSHAGD comes from the coding sequence ATGAGCAAGTTGACCGCCGACGACCTGATCTACGGCTATATCAACGGCATCTTCCCGATGGCGGATGCAGATGGCACACTCTATTGGTATTCGCCAGACCCGCGTGCCGTTATTCCACTTGATTCCTACAAGCCAGCCAAATCGCTTCGCCCCACGCTGAATAAACGGCTGTTCGACGTACGCATAAACTCGAATTTTGAGCAGGTAATGCGGCTTTGTGCCATTCCGCGCTCAGAAGATGATAGTACCTGGATCTCAGAAGAAATCATTGAGGCCTATACGGAACTCCACCACGTGGGCTTAGCGCATAGCGTAGAAACGTATATAGATAACCGTTTAGTTGGGGGGTTATACGGCGTTGCCATCGGGGCAGCGTTCTTTGGCGAGTCCATGTTTCACTTGGTTCCTAACGCCTCCAAGGTGGCGTTTCACCACCTGATTCTTATTCTGCGCGAGCAGCAATTCCAATTGCTCGACACGCAGTTTATCAATGATAACGTGAAACGATTTGGGGCTATCGAAGTGCCCAAACGTACCTACAACGATATACTGAAGAAAGCGCTGAAGCAAAAAGCGCGCTTTACGGAAGCGGCCATCGAGCATCTCTTCAAAAGCCACGCCGGGGATTGA
- a CDS encoding GNAT family N-acetyltransferase, with protein sequence MITHEIVNDQYIVQVANKDHIGLAETICQQMAESAKARGTGIAKRSPLYLIEKMLEGKAIIAQTLTGEWVGFCYIETWDHGKFVANSGLIVHPDHRKSGIATRIKAKAFELSRTKYPEAKIIGLTTSLAVMKINSDLGYQPVTLNELPGDEAFWKGCQTCVNYDILTRTNRKHCLCTGMLYDPEEHKQQEKKAPWNFLKESKLYERWQRLKERVLLRFSERPVPKKRDRELEAA encoded by the coding sequence ATGATCACGCACGAAATAGTTAACGATCAATACATCGTTCAGGTCGCCAACAAAGACCACATTGGGCTGGCAGAAACCATCTGTCAGCAAATGGCTGAAAGCGCTAAAGCCCGGGGAACGGGTATCGCCAAACGCTCGCCCCTGTACCTCATTGAAAAAATGTTGGAAGGCAAGGCGATTATTGCTCAGACGCTAACCGGCGAATGGGTTGGGTTTTGCTACATCGAAACGTGGGATCACGGCAAGTTTGTCGCTAACTCAGGGCTAATCGTTCATCCTGATCATCGTAAAAGCGGGATCGCCACGCGGATCAAGGCAAAAGCCTTTGAACTCTCGCGGACGAAATACCCGGAAGCTAAGATCATTGGGTTGACCACCAGCCTCGCCGTGATGAAAATCAACAGCGATCTGGGCTATCAACCCGTAACGCTGAACGAGCTGCCAGGCGATGAAGCCTTCTGGAAAGGTTGTCAGACCTGCGTGAACTACGATATCCTGACGCGCACCAACCGGAAGCACTGCCTGTGCACGGGTATGCTGTACGATCCTGAAGAGCACAAGCAGCAGGAGAAGAAAGCGCCCTGGAATTTCTTGAAAGAATCGAAACTGTATGAACGCTGGCAGCGCCTGAAAGAGCGGGTGTTGCTCCGGTTTAGCGAGCGCCCAGTTCCCAAAAAGCGGGATCGCGAGCTGGAAGCTGCTTAG
- a CDS encoding inorganic phosphate transporter: MFGLETGIFLLLALCVLAALAFEFINGFHDTANAVATVIYTNSLQPTQAVVWSGIVNFIGVVTGGVGVGMSIVNLLPVELLVDQNVYHSIAMVLALLLSAIIWNFGTWYFGLPASSSHTLIGAILGVGLGFALLPENTMGVAAVNWDKAKEVFLALFLSPLIGFSLAVILMFVLRRVLSRPIRKQIFDEPHPGQTPPGWIRILLIITCTLVSFFHGRNDGQKGIGLLMLILIGILPTYFSIDTRLDIKQLQPDLAVVEQKIGAIDKSQLAKSELERIQKIDTSLANLRPVVTSGTYPQKDAILIRKALLTISSNVKALIGSESVKLSAADKSALSKAATIEEEGLRKYTDHAPFWVILMISLSLGFGTMIGWKRIVVTVGEKIGKSHLTYAQGASAELVAATTIGLASGLIPGFKAPVSTTHALSSGIAGAMVASKGIKNLQAKTVQSIALAWVLTLPAAILLSATLFWILRWLLG; this comes from the coding sequence ATGTTCGGCTTAGAGACCGGCATTTTTCTCCTCTTGGCTCTTTGCGTCCTCGCCGCACTAGCCTTCGAATTCATCAACGGCTTTCACGATACTGCCAACGCCGTTGCCACCGTCATTTACACCAATTCGCTTCAACCCACGCAGGCCGTTGTCTGGTCGGGGATTGTCAACTTTATTGGCGTTGTGACGGGCGGCGTAGGGGTCGGTATGAGTATCGTCAACCTGCTTCCCGTTGAACTGTTGGTCGACCAGAACGTGTATCATAGTATCGCGATGGTGCTGGCGCTGTTGCTGTCGGCCATTATCTGGAACTTCGGCACCTGGTATTTTGGCCTGCCCGCCTCCAGTTCGCACACACTCATTGGCGCCATTCTGGGCGTGGGACTGGGCTTTGCGCTACTTCCCGAAAACACGATGGGCGTCGCGGCTGTCAACTGGGACAAGGCGAAAGAGGTTTTTCTGGCCTTGTTCCTGTCTCCGCTCATTGGCTTTAGTCTCGCCGTTATTCTGATGTTTGTGTTGCGGCGCGTATTGAGCCGACCCATTCGCAAGCAGATTTTCGACGAACCACATCCTGGACAGACCCCGCCCGGCTGGATTCGGATCCTGCTCATTATCACCTGTACGCTGGTTAGTTTCTTTCATGGCCGCAACGACGGGCAGAAAGGCATCGGGCTGCTCATGCTGATCCTAATCGGGATTCTGCCCACATACTTTTCCATCGATACCCGTCTCGACATCAAGCAGCTACAACCCGACTTAGCGGTTGTTGAGCAGAAAATTGGTGCCATTGATAAATCGCAGCTGGCTAAATCAGAACTGGAACGTATCCAGAAAATTGACACCAGCCTTGCTAACCTGCGCCCGGTGGTGACCAGTGGAACGTATCCACAGAAAGACGCTATCCTGATTCGGAAGGCGCTGCTTACCATCAGCAGTAACGTGAAAGCGCTGATCGGCAGTGAAAGCGTTAAGCTGAGCGCCGCCGACAAATCAGCGCTGTCCAAAGCCGCCACGATTGAAGAAGAAGGCCTTCGTAAATACACCGACCATGCGCCCTTCTGGGTCATCCTGATGATTTCCCTGTCGCTGGGCTTTGGCACCATGATCGGCTGGAAACGGATTGTGGTAACGGTAGGGGAGAAGATTGGTAAATCGCACCTGACCTACGCGCAGGGGGCATCGGCCGAGTTGGTTGCCGCCACCACGATTGGGCTGGCTTCGGGCTTGATTCCCGGCTTTAAAGCACCCGTTAGCACCACACACGCGCTGTCGTCGGGTATTGCGGGGGCCATGGTGGCGAGCAAAGGAATCAAGAATTTGCAGGCTAAAACCGTGCAGAGTATCGCACTCGCCTGGGTGCTGACTCTCCCGGCTGCCATTCTGCTTTCCGCTACCCTGTTCTGGATTCTCCGGTGGCTACTGGGGTAA
- a CDS encoding S1C family serine protease has protein sequence MNANDLDPIEGALRDYGRRLAFKEKLAHVHQQLADEGLLDNAPPTRGTQVRTWWQAHRPTLAVAAAVAILTTFATISLYRSYQTGHKQDQQYSTMMRNIAVLQQTQTKLLNNLSGRGRVFQQNPGQVAGSGFLLTTAGLMVTNNHIVQGADSVYVQSQQGVVYKARLVHSDPTHDLAFLDIGQDTAFHALPPIPYVFNARPSDLGERVFTLGYPREEIVYGEGYLSSGTGYRGDSAAYQVAISVNPGNSGGPLLDENGSVIGIITAKQLTSEGATFAVKTGILLDALNTISPDSLKGNPLALNHKNRMTRLSRKQQIRQMQGYVYQVKVFKH, from the coding sequence ATGAACGCCAACGATTTAGACCCTATTGAAGGCGCCCTCCGCGACTATGGTCGGCGGCTGGCCTTCAAAGAAAAGTTGGCCCACGTTCATCAGCAACTGGCGGACGAAGGGCTACTCGACAACGCGCCGCCAACACGCGGCACGCAGGTACGTACCTGGTGGCAGGCACACCGGCCTACGTTGGCAGTCGCCGCCGCCGTGGCGATTCTGACTACCTTTGCTACCATCAGCCTGTACCGGTCTTACCAGACGGGCCACAAGCAGGATCAGCAGTACAGCACGATGATGCGGAACATCGCGGTGCTGCAACAGACCCAAACCAAGCTGCTGAACAACCTCAGCGGTCGGGGGCGGGTATTCCAGCAGAACCCCGGTCAGGTGGCGGGCTCGGGCTTCCTGCTCACAACGGCGGGGCTGATGGTGACTAACAACCACATTGTGCAGGGCGCCGACTCGGTGTACGTACAGAGTCAGCAGGGGGTGGTCTACAAAGCCCGACTCGTTCACAGCGACCCGACGCACGACCTGGCGTTTCTCGACATTGGTCAGGATACCGCCTTCCATGCCCTGCCACCTATTCCGTATGTGTTCAACGCCCGGCCATCGGACCTTGGCGAGCGCGTATTCACACTCGGCTACCCGCGGGAAGAAATTGTTTATGGCGAAGGTTACCTGAGCTCAGGTACAGGCTACCGTGGCGACTCAGCGGCGTACCAAGTAGCCATCAGCGTGAACCCGGGTAACTCGGGGGGGCCGCTTCTCGATGAAAACGGCAGCGTTATTGGTATCATCACTGCTAAACAGTTGACGTCTGAAGGTGCTACGTTTGCCGTGAAAACAGGCATCCTGCTCGACGCCCTCAACACGATTTCGCCCGATTCACTCAAAGGCAATCCGCTGGCGCTTAATCATAAAAACCGCATGACCCGCCTGTCGCGCAAGCAACAGATTCGGCAGATGCAGGGTTACGTGTATCAAGTGAAAGTGTTCAAGCACTAG
- a CDS encoding RNA polymerase sigma factor produces the protein MSETTRLAATDEDLLIGLAEGADKALHQLYRQHYPMIAQLVMANSGSADDAQDIYQETLIVLYEKVVSGDFTLHCQLKTYLYAVARRLWLKQLARQGRSPMIRTDFLTQEPVEAIANDMADHEQRDQQFEQMATSLDQLGEPCRTLLEDFYIRHLSMNAIAEKFGYTNSDNAKTQKHKCLTRLRRIFFTHYKEE, from the coding sequence ATGAGCGAAACAACGCGGTTGGCCGCGACCGATGAGGATCTCCTAATCGGGCTGGCGGAAGGGGCAGATAAGGCATTGCATCAGCTCTATCGGCAACATTACCCGATGATTGCGCAGTTGGTAATGGCCAACAGCGGATCAGCCGACGACGCACAGGACATTTATCAGGAAACCCTGATTGTGTTGTACGAGAAGGTAGTGAGTGGCGATTTTACCTTGCATTGCCAGTTGAAGACGTACCTGTACGCCGTGGCACGACGATTGTGGTTGAAGCAGTTGGCCAGGCAGGGACGGTCGCCGATGATCAGGACTGATTTTCTGACGCAAGAGCCCGTTGAGGCGATTGCCAACGATATGGCCGATCACGAGCAACGCGATCAGCAGTTTGAGCAGATGGCGACCTCGCTGGATCAGTTGGGCGAACCCTGCCGAACGCTGCTCGAAGATTTTTATATCCGGCACCTCTCCATGAATGCCATTGCGGAGAAGTTCGGTTATACCAATTCAGATAATGCCAAAACGCAGAAGCATAAATGCCTGACGCGGTTGCGGCGAATATTTTTTACCCACTACAAAGAAGAATGA
- a CDS encoding carboxy terminal-processing peptidase, whose translation MRKYLITLIPVLMLSFQPDSRTASAPVTSQTGYAPAPDDLKPTVTQERVEQVVTQLLTRHHYRKVRLSDSLSAVVWDNYLKNMDPSRVYLLASDIASFEKYKNQIDDALVNGDLTAAFDMFNVYRRRVGERNDYVKQLLTKPFTFTEDESYNVDREKAPWPKDAAEVNDIWRKMLKNQALELKLAGKADTAITTLMTSRYKNITKNMGRIKSEDVFQMYMNAFGEALDPHTNYLAPRAASLFNEEMSQSLEGIGARLQEDGEYIKISDLVPGGPAFRSKQFTAGDKITGVAQGDNGPMVSVIGVPVDEAVKLIKGPKGTVVRLQVKSATALATDGPKEIRIVREKVKLEEQRAHKEILDITEDGHPYKLGVVNIPLFYRDFEGARRREADVASTTTDVKRIIDSLKLAKVDGIVIDLRGNGGGSLYEAINLTGLFIPKGPVVQVRDSGGDTEVMADSDPGVTYDGPLAILVDRFSASASEIFAAAIQDYKRGIIVGGQTFGKGTVQTLIDLDNMLPKEQDKVGQVKMTVQKFYRINGSSTQHKGVTPDIEFPSRFSAEDYGESSQPSALPWDQINPTRFDATNFISDRLTTRLRDKYEQRLKTDSDLKREAQAVLEFKKAKENTTVSLLESKRKKEKEEAEKKVAGTNKPASTPGAEAPEVAKPTKKKDAFLTEAGRILADMIAFQGNKPSLTKTGGQ comes from the coding sequence ATGCGTAAATACCTGATCACCCTGATTCCCGTGCTGATGCTGAGCTTTCAGCCGGATTCGCGAACGGCCTCCGCGCCGGTTACGTCGCAAACGGGTTACGCACCCGCGCCCGATGATCTTAAACCTACTGTTACGCAGGAACGCGTTGAACAGGTAGTGACGCAGTTGTTGACTCGCCACCACTATCGGAAAGTTCGCCTCAGCGACTCCCTCTCGGCAGTGGTATGGGACAACTACCTGAAGAATATGGATCCCAGCCGCGTGTACCTGCTGGCATCGGATATTGCTTCGTTCGAGAAATACAAAAACCAGATCGACGACGCCCTGGTGAATGGCGACCTGACAGCGGCCTTCGACATGTTCAATGTGTATCGTCGGCGGGTGGGTGAGCGTAACGATTACGTCAAGCAATTGCTGACGAAGCCGTTTACCTTCACCGAAGACGAGAGCTACAACGTCGACCGCGAGAAAGCACCCTGGCCGAAAGATGCGGCGGAAGTGAACGACATCTGGCGGAAGATGCTCAAGAACCAGGCGCTGGAGCTGAAACTGGCCGGCAAAGCTGACACCGCCATTACGACGCTGATGACGAGCCGTTACAAAAACATCACCAAGAACATGGGCCGCATCAAGAGCGAAGACGTGTTCCAGATGTACATGAACGCGTTCGGCGAAGCGCTCGATCCACATACCAACTACCTGGCTCCACGGGCGGCCTCGCTCTTCAACGAAGAGATGAGCCAATCGCTGGAAGGCATTGGTGCCCGGTTGCAGGAAGATGGTGAGTACATCAAGATTTCGGATCTGGTACCGGGTGGTCCTGCCTTCCGCAGCAAGCAGTTTACAGCGGGCGATAAGATCACGGGTGTAGCGCAAGGGGATAACGGCCCGATGGTCAGTGTCATTGGCGTTCCCGTCGACGAAGCCGTTAAACTCATCAAAGGCCCTAAAGGCACGGTGGTTCGGCTTCAGGTGAAAAGCGCGACGGCACTCGCTACCGATGGTCCGAAAGAGATTCGGATTGTGCGGGAGAAAGTGAAGCTCGAAGAGCAGCGTGCGCACAAGGAGATCCTCGACATCACCGAAGATGGTCACCCGTATAAACTGGGGGTTGTGAACATCCCGCTGTTTTACCGCGATTTTGAAGGCGCCCGCCGCCGCGAAGCCGATGTGGCCAGCACGACGACCGACGTCAAACGGATCATCGATTCGCTGAAACTGGCGAAAGTAGATGGTATCGTAATCGACCTGCGCGGCAACGGCGGTGGTTCGCTCTATGAAGCCATCAACCTGACGGGTTTGTTTATCCCGAAGGGGCCGGTGGTTCAGGTACGTGATTCAGGCGGCGACACGGAGGTGATGGCCGACTCGGACCCCGGCGTGACGTATGATGGTCCGTTGGCTATTCTGGTTGACCGGTTCAGCGCATCAGCCTCGGAAATCTTTGCTGCGGCCATTCAAGACTACAAGCGTGGTATCATCGTCGGTGGCCAGACCTTTGGTAAAGGCACCGTGCAAACGCTCATCGATCTCGACAATATGCTGCCGAAAGAGCAGGATAAAGTAGGGCAGGTAAAAATGACCGTGCAGAAGTTTTACCGCATTAACGGTAGCAGTACGCAGCATAAGGGCGTGACGCCTGATATCGAGTTCCCGTCGCGTTTCTCGGCAGAAGACTACGGCGAAAGCTCGCAGCCCAGCGCCCTGCCGTGGGATCAGATCAACCCGACGCGGTTTGACGCAACCAACTTCATCAGCGACCGGCTGACGACCCGCCTGCGCGACAAGTACGAGCAGCGCCTGAAAACCGATTCGGATCTGAAGCGTGAAGCGCAGGCCGTGCTTGAGTTCAAGAAGGCCAAGGAAAACACGACGGTGTCGTTGCTGGAAAGCAAGCGGAAGAAAGAAAAGGAAGAAGCCGAGAAGAAAGTCGCTGGCACGAACAAGCCTGCCTCAACGCCCGGTGCAGAAGCCCCCGAAGTAGCTAAGCCTACCAAGAAGAAAGATGCCTTCCTAACCGAAGCGGGCCGGATTCTGGCCGATATGATTGCCTTTCAGGGCAACAAGCCGAGCCTGACCAAGACCGGCGGGCAGTAG
- a CDS encoding FKBP-type peptidyl-prolyl cis-trans isomerase, whose translation MTFFRVAAVGLMSTFFITNHAFSQTRKAVPARPSTPARSAATRPATSAGPKATLTNSNDSLSYSIGYSIAQSLKQQRLNDVNTSILAQAINDALKGQKLAIDEGQMQQIMMGYMQKQQMSRMAEQSKAAEGNKKMGAAFLAENKSKPGVQTTASGLQYKIEKEGTGPKPTATDRVKVHYTGTLLDGKVFDSSVQRGEPAEFGVTEVIKGWTEVLQLMPVGSKWKVFIPSDIAYGDRGAGSDIGPGSTLVFDIELLDIVKTN comes from the coding sequence ATGACGTTTTTTCGCGTGGCCGCTGTCGGCCTGATGTCTACTTTTTTCATTACCAACCACGCCTTTTCACAAACCCGGAAAGCAGTACCCGCCCGCCCGTCGACACCGGCCCGTTCGGCCGCTACGCGCCCCGCCACTTCGGCTGGCCCCAAAGCAACGCTGACCAACAGTAACGACTCTTTGAGCTATAGCATCGGCTACAGCATTGCCCAAAGCCTGAAGCAGCAGCGCCTGAACGACGTCAACACCAGTATACTCGCGCAGGCGATCAACGACGCGCTCAAAGGCCAGAAGCTGGCCATCGATGAAGGGCAGATGCAGCAGATCATGATGGGCTACATGCAGAAACAGCAGATGAGCCGCATGGCCGAGCAGTCGAAAGCTGCCGAAGGAAACAAAAAGATGGGGGCGGCGTTCTTAGCTGAAAACAAATCAAAGCCGGGTGTGCAAACCACAGCCAGCGGATTGCAGTACAAAATTGAGAAAGAAGGCACCGGGCCAAAACCCACCGCCACCGATCGGGTTAAAGTACATTATACAGGTACGTTGCTCGATGGCAAAGTGTTTGATAGTTCAGTACAGCGCGGGGAACCCGCTGAGTTTGGCGTAACGGAAGTGATCAAGGGCTGGACGGAAGTGCTGCAACTGATGCCCGTTGGCTCGAAGTGGAAAGTGTTTATCCCATCTGACATTGCCTACGGCGATCGGGGGGCGGGTAGCGATATCGGCCCGGGCTCGACGCTCGTTTTTGACATTGAATTGTTGGACATTGTAAAAACAAATTAA
- a CDS encoding M28 family peptidase: MNQLPLRVSLRTSLRACALLSAFAVSYQTTPALAQPKPGRRATATVTATTPAMPEQQLTKAELEAHLRFIASDELQGRRTGSPGNMAAARYIAEQFRLLGLKPAAENNSFFQPVALQRTQPTASGRIRFGSDSLQLGNQFVIMSGGAINQTAPSVYVGYGLTPDDYASKDVKGKFVITQVGSAEAKTPRELMGAMTTKRKLAAERGALGVIELFASPTAPWAFVNRYFNSEQLALAPAGESADQPQLLHIWADNGKGQLSALKDNAAVTVQSSGRVAKPVQAVNVAGIIEGTDPTLKAEYVLLTAHFDHIGVGKQGGSPTTPTDTIFNGARDNGMGTVGLLAAAKTLMQQKPKRSVIIVALTGEEVGLLGSRYYAEHPLVPLKQTIFNFNIDGAGYNDTKLISVIGLDRTGARAEIEQAAGTFGLSVFGDPAPEQGLFDRSDNVSFAAKGIPAPTLSEGFKAFDEELMKNYHQVSDNPDTIDYDYLLRFCQAYARAARLIADRPTRPFWVAGDKYEAAGKALYK, translated from the coding sequence ATGAATCAACTTCCTCTTCGAGTCAGTCTTCGAACTAGCCTCCGGGCCTGCGCCTTGCTTAGCGCCTTTGCCGTATCGTATCAAACTACCCCAGCGCTCGCCCAACCCAAACCGGGCAGGCGGGCTACCGCGACGGTTACAGCCACAACGCCGGCCATGCCCGAGCAGCAACTCACCAAAGCCGAACTGGAAGCCCATCTGCGCTTTATCGCGTCGGATGAGTTGCAGGGACGCCGGACGGGTTCACCGGGCAATATGGCCGCTGCCCGCTACATTGCCGAGCAGTTTCGCCTGCTGGGCCTGAAGCCAGCCGCCGAAAACAACAGCTTTTTCCAGCCGGTGGCCTTGCAACGTACCCAGCCCACGGCGTCGGGCCGGATTCGCTTTGGCAGCGATTCGCTTCAGTTAGGCAACCAATTTGTCATCATGAGTGGCGGGGCAATCAACCAGACAGCCCCCAGCGTTTACGTCGGCTACGGCCTGACCCCCGACGACTACGCCAGCAAAGACGTAAAAGGCAAGTTTGTGATCACGCAGGTCGGTTCGGCTGAAGCCAAGACGCCCCGCGAGCTAATGGGGGCCATGACGACCAAACGTAAACTCGCTGCCGAGCGGGGCGCACTGGGCGTAATCGAGCTATTTGCCTCACCAACCGCACCCTGGGCGTTTGTCAATCGCTATTTCAACAGCGAACAACTGGCGCTGGCGCCTGCTGGCGAATCGGCCGATCAGCCGCAGTTGCTACACATCTGGGCCGATAACGGCAAAGGGCAGTTGAGTGCCTTAAAAGACAACGCGGCCGTAACGGTGCAATCGTCGGGACGGGTGGCCAAACCCGTACAGGCCGTCAATGTGGCGGGGATCATCGAAGGCACCGACCCGACCTTGAAAGCCGAATACGTGCTGCTCACGGCCCACTTCGACCATATCGGTGTTGGCAAACAGGGCGGTAGCCCCACCACGCCCACCGACACTATTTTTAACGGAGCCCGCGACAACGGCATGGGTACGGTAGGCTTATTGGCCGCTGCCAAAACGTTAATGCAGCAAAAACCCAAACGGTCGGTGATCATCGTGGCGCTCACGGGCGAGGAAGTGGGCCTATTGGGTAGCCGGTATTACGCCGAACACCCGTTGGTCCCTCTGAAGCAAACCATCTTCAACTTCAACATCGACGGGGCGGGCTATAACGACACTAAGTTGATATCAGTTATTGGCCTCGACCGCACCGGTGCACGGGCCGAAATCGAGCAGGCTGCCGGTACGTTCGGATTGTCAGTTTTTGGCGATCCGGCGCCCGAACAGGGGCTGTTCGATCGGTCAGACAACGTCAGCTTTGCAGCCAAGGGGATTCCCGCTCCTACGCTGTCGGAGGGGTTCAAAGCCTTCGACGAAGAGCTGATGAAGAATTACCATCAGGTATCTGACAACCCGGATACGATCGACTACGACTACCTACTGCGCTTTTGCCAGGCCTACGCCCGGGCCGCCCGCCTCATCGCCGACCGGCCCACGCGGCCGTTCTGGGTCGCGGGCGATAAGTATGAAGCGGCCGGTAAAGCGTTATACAAGTAG
- a CDS encoding RNA polymerase sigma factor, which produces MEKAQVNDSELISSYIRGSEKAFEKLVHRHKSKVYTTIYLIVKDQYIAEDLMQDAFIKAVDTIKSGRYNEEGKFLPWIIRIAHNLAIDYFRRDKRYPNVVFEDGSNVFNTLEFAEDSVEAVQIRRETHEHLRELIQRLPEQQRQVLIMRHYEEMSFQEIADATGVSINTALGRMRYALINLRKQLSKRPTSYDKNVYPR; this is translated from the coding sequence ATGGAAAAAGCCCAGGTTAACGACAGTGAGCTGATTTCGTCGTACATCCGTGGTAGTGAGAAAGCCTTTGAAAAACTCGTTCATCGGCATAAGAGTAAGGTCTATACAACCATTTACCTGATTGTAAAAGACCAATACATAGCCGAAGACCTGATGCAGGACGCCTTTATCAAAGCCGTCGATACCATCAAATCAGGTCGTTATAACGAAGAAGGCAAGTTTCTGCCCTGGATTATCCGTATTGCTCACAATCTGGCGATCGACTATTTCCGGCGAGATAAACGCTACCCCAACGTAGTGTTTGAAGACGGAAGCAACGTGTTTAACACGCTCGAATTTGCCGAAGACTCAGTAGAGGCGGTGCAGATTCGGCGCGAGACACACGAGCATCTGCGCGAGCTGATTCAGCGATTGCCCGAACAGCAACGGCAGGTGCTAATTATGCGGCACTACGAGGAAATGAGTTTCCAGGAGATCGCCGATGCGACCGGAGTCAGCATCAACACCGCTTTGGGACGTATGCGTTATGCTTTAATTAACCTGCGTAAGCAATTAAGCAAACGTCCTACAAGCTATGACAAAAACGTTTACCCAAGATGA